In Candidatus Gastranaerophilales bacterium, a single window of DNA contains:
- a CDS encoding GNAT family N-acetyltransferase: MKNKEIQLNIANYWQIQFILEDLSTQFPKNELKEKMEFDKLIAKKKLVPYVATYGDDIVGYVIFAQTDNKDFLWLDYFAVLKKYHSHGFGAKILEKMSKIESEKKGVFFEIEIPTSEAPHTIRRLNFYKRQNAEIMDFKYLYPTQEDFIEMKLCFLPFSSKLPDKKASFNVIKNVFSNIHANLFHLQRIIEKMEEINALKP; the protein is encoded by the coding sequence ATGAAAAACAAAGAAATACAGCTTAATATCGCAAATTATTGGCAAATTCAATTTATATTGGAAGATTTGAGCACCCAATTTCCAAAAAATGAACTAAAAGAGAAGATGGAATTTGATAAACTAATCGCTAAAAAGAAACTTGTTCCATATGTCGCAACGTATGGCGATGATATTGTAGGATACGTTATTTTTGCACAAACGGACAACAAAGATTTTTTGTGGCTTGATTACTTTGCTGTATTAAAAAAATATCATTCACATGGATTTGGGGCGAAAATACTTGAAAAAATGAGTAAAATTGAAAGCGAAAAAAAGGGCGTTTTCTTCGAAATAGAAATCCCGACAAGTGAAGCCCCTCATACGATAAGACGTCTTAATTTTTATAAAAGACAAAATGCAGAGATTATGGATTTCAAATACCTGTATCCGACTCAAGAGGATTTTATTGAAATGAAACTTTGTTTTCTTCCTTTCAGCTCAAAACTTCCCGATAAAAAAGCATCATTTAATGTAATAAAAAATGTTTTTTCAAATATTCACGCAAACCTTTTTCATCTTCAAAGGATTATTGAAAAAATGGAAGAAATAAATGCCCTAAAGCCTTGA
- a CDS encoding YkgJ family cysteine cluster protein, with product MDKMIDMYEPDEDSLLCLKCGKCCKLIAMKASFDEFKKQAESGNAFAKDFIQKYMPYESDELAKSVDEGFFEALKNYVLNDENNDTKQIYFYYCMHLSSQNTCSIYQNREEECKIYPKNAWSVTPQSCGYKGWQFEQKERAKKLVRGLKELLYELSFSKDDEVVTADGQTVSELKKRIEEKILPWKKYGADFW from the coding sequence ATGGATAAAATGATTGATATGTATGAACCTGATGAAGATTCGTTGCTTTGCTTGAAATGCGGAAAATGCTGCAAATTAATTGCTATGAAAGCTTCTTTTGATGAATTTAAAAAACAGGCTGAAAGTGGCAATGCCTTTGCAAAAGATTTTATTCAAAAATATATGCCTTATGAATCAGATGAGCTCGCAAAATCAGTTGATGAGGGCTTTTTTGAGGCGTTAAAAAATTACGTCTTAAATGATGAAAATAATGACACTAAGCAGATCTATTTCTACTATTGCATGCACCTTTCCTCTCAAAACACTTGCAGTATTTATCAAAATCGTGAGGAGGAATGCAAAATTTATCCTAAAAATGCTTGGTCTGTTACTCCCCAATCCTGTGGGTATAAGGGGTGGCAGTTTGAACAAAAAGAACGGGCAAAAAAGCTTGTAAGAGGTCTTAAAGAACTTTTGTATGAATTGTCTTTCTCTAAAGACGATGAAGTTGTGACGGCTGACGGACAGACCGTTTCAGAGTTGAAAAAACGCATAGAAGAAAAAATTCTTCCTTGGAAAAAATACGGTGCCGATTTCTGGTAA
- the ald gene encoding alanine dehydrogenase: MRIGVPKEIKSGEYRVALVPANVQALVQNGHEVFVEKNAGINSDFDDELYKSQGAVILDSGADVYKASDLIIKVQEPQPSEYGYLQEHQILFTYLHLATDKELTNILLKKKITAIAYETIETSDGSLPLLVPMSEVAGKMSVQIGANLLEKQNGGAGVLVGGVAGVPPAKIVIVGAGVVGVNAARVAVGLGADVRMLDSNITKLRYVERIFGANVKTYMSNEYNLTNQIKKANIVIGAVLVPGNKTPKIVSEKMVKEMKKGSVIVDVAIDQGGCVETMDRITSHTNPTFEKYGVIHYSVANIAGAVSKTSTVALTNATQSYLLNLADLGLIESAKKSPSLAKGINTYEGKVTNKAVAEALGLKYSEISMQIGF; encoded by the coding sequence ATGAGAATAGGTGTTCCCAAAGAAATAAAAAGCGGTGAATACCGTGTAGCCTTGGTGCCTGCAAATGTCCAGGCTTTAGTTCAAAACGGACATGAAGTTTTTGTAGAAAAAAATGCAGGAATAAATTCTGATTTTGATGATGAGTTATACAAAAGTCAAGGTGCTGTAATTCTTGATTCAGGGGCAGATGTTTATAAAGCATCTGACTTAATTATAAAAGTTCAAGAGCCACAACCCAGTGAATACGGATATTTGCAAGAACATCAAATACTATTTACCTATTTGCATCTTGCAACGGATAAAGAACTTACAAATATTTTGTTAAAGAAAAAGATTACGGCAATAGCCTATGAAACAATAGAAACATCAGACGGAAGCCTTCCATTGTTAGTACCGATGAGCGAAGTTGCAGGTAAAATGTCTGTTCAAATCGGAGCTAATTTGCTTGAAAAGCAAAATGGCGGAGCTGGTGTGTTGGTAGGTGGAGTTGCAGGAGTCCCACCCGCTAAGATAGTTATAGTAGGAGCAGGAGTAGTCGGTGTTAATGCGGCACGAGTCGCTGTAGGGCTCGGAGCTGATGTTAGAATGTTAGATTCTAATATAACAAAACTCCGTTATGTAGAGCGAATTTTCGGGGCTAATGTCAAGACTTATATGTCTAACGAATATAATTTAACAAACCAAATAAAAAAAGCTAACATTGTTATCGGGGCGGTTTTGGTTCCCGGGAACAAAACGCCGAAGATTGTTTCGGAAAAAATGGTAAAAGAAATGAAGAAGGGCTCTGTAATTGTAGATGTAGCGATAGACCAAGGCGGCTGCGTCGAAACGATGGACAGAATAACTTCTCATACAAATCCGACATTTGAAAAATACGGTGTAATTCACTATAGCGTCGCCAATATCGCAGGAGCTGTATCAAAAACATCAACTGTTGCTTTGACAAACGCTACCCAAAGTTATTTGTTGAACCTTGCAGATTTAGGATTGATAGAGTCTGCTAAAAAGTCACCATCATTGGCTAAAGGTATAAATACTTATGAAGGGAAAGTGACTAATAAGGCGGTGGCAGAAGCTTTAGGGCTAAAATATTCTGAAATTTCTATGCAAATCGGTTTTTAA
- a CDS encoding sigma-70 family RNA polymerase sigma factor — protein sequence MVTEVHSKLKDYIEIIEKVAKVEQRRIPSHMVEYEELVSIGIIAIQAMIKGKSEEQLARYNNAYIATAVRWAIRNELRNRYKWYSLKHKKETEEEGSSSGGENGISPGKVREAIYETILSIDSIAANSSDNDSPFDFIKDPSALPDEKAEISELGRVIREAIATLPQKDRTIVEYRFYRNMQVKEIAEQVGLSSSRITRIVQASLNYVREYLKKREHYDY from the coding sequence GTGGTTACAGAAGTGCACTCAAAACTAAAAGATTACATAGAAATCATTGAAAAGGTTGCAAAAGTTGAGCAACGTCGTATCCCCTCTCACATGGTGGAATACGAGGAGTTGGTCAGCATAGGTATCATTGCGATTCAAGCGATGATAAAAGGCAAATCCGAAGAACAGCTTGCAAGATATAACAATGCTTATATTGCAACAGCTGTCAGATGGGCTATTAGAAACGAATTGAGAAATCGTTATAAATGGTATTCATTGAAACATAAAAAAGAAACTGAAGAAGAAGGTAGCTCCAGTGGCGGTGAAAACGGAATTTCTCCCGGAAAAGTCAGAGAAGCCATTTATGAAACAATTCTTTCAATCGACAGCATAGCGGCAAATTCTTCTGATAACGACTCACCTTTCGATTTTATCAAAGACCCTTCTGCGTTACCAGACGAAAAAGCTGAAATTTCAGAACTTGGAAGAGTTATAAGAGAAGCAATTGCTACGTTGCCACAAAAAGACAGAACAATTGTTGAATATAGATTTTATAGAAACATGCAAGTTAAAGAAATTGCAGAACAAGTCGGCTTGTCATCTTCAAGAATAACAAGAATAGTCCAAGCGTCGCTTAATTACGTCAGAGAATACTTGAAAAAGCGTGAACATTACGACTATTAA
- a CDS encoding O-acetylhomoserine aminocarboxypropyltransferase/cysteine synthase yields MKFDTIAVQGAHKAGKNRHCISVPIYQTTAFDFDTVDYAADLFDLKCGGDIYTRISNPTTQVLEERLAMLEGGVGALAVSSGQAASLTAVLNLAKAGDEVVASSTLYGGTINLLCVTLKKFGIKTVFVDSNDIADYEKVITDKTVCIFSEALGNPDINVADIEALANVAHKYSIPLIVDNTVPSPYFLRPFEFGADIVVHSTTKYISGHGNAMGGAVVDAGNFDWAKSGKFPDLVNEDPSYHGLSYTKTFGKAAFIVKARTHLLRDLGTCMSPFNAYLTLIGLDTLHLRMQRHADSALKLATFLSSNPAVEWVNYPGLKTDKYYNLAQKYLKKGASSLLSFGIKGTREQGQKFIENLKLLIHATNIGDARTIVTYPALTTHRQLSSEQMKACGIDESFIRISVGLEDIDDIIDDVSQALIASQM; encoded by the coding sequence ATGAAATTTGATACTATTGCTGTTCAAGGTGCTCACAAAGCAGGTAAAAACAGACATTGCATCAGCGTGCCCATTTACCAAACTACTGCGTTTGATTTTGATACGGTTGATTATGCTGCAGATTTATTCGACCTGAAGTGCGGTGGCGATATTTACACGAGAATTTCAAATCCTACAACTCAAGTTTTAGAAGAACGTTTGGCTATGCTTGAAGGCGGAGTCGGGGCTTTAGCTGTTTCATCCGGGCAAGCAGCTTCTTTGACTGCCGTTTTAAACCTTGCAAAAGCCGGTGATGAAGTTGTTGCTTCTTCAACCTTGTATGGCGGCACTATCAACCTTCTTTGCGTTACTTTGAAAAAATTTGGAATAAAAACCGTTTTTGTCGACTCAAATGACATCGCTGATTATGAAAAAGTTATAACTGATAAAACCGTTTGTATTTTTTCAGAGGCTCTCGGCAATCCCGATATCAACGTCGCTGATATTGAAGCTCTTGCAAACGTTGCTCATAAATATTCAATTCCATTAATAGTTGATAATACCGTTCCAAGTCCTTACTTCCTACGCCCGTTTGAATTTGGTGCTGACATAGTTGTTCACTCCACAACAAAATATATTTCAGGTCACGGGAACGCAATGGGGGGTGCTGTTGTCGATGCCGGTAATTTTGACTGGGCTAAATCAGGAAAATTTCCCGATTTGGTCAATGAAGACCCAAGTTACCACGGTTTAAGCTATACAAAAACTTTTGGTAAAGCAGCTTTTATTGTAAAAGCTCGCACTCATTTGTTAAGAGATTTGGGAACCTGCATGAGTCCTTTTAACGCTTATCTTACCCTAATCGGACTCGATACTTTGCACCTAAGAATGCAACGTCATGCTGATTCTGCGTTGAAATTGGCAACTTTCCTAAGCAGTAACCCCGCTGTTGAATGGGTCAATTATCCCGGGTTAAAAACTGACAAATATTACAATCTTGCTCAAAAATATCTTAAAAAAGGTGCGTCTTCTCTTTTGAGTTTCGGAATTAAAGGAACCAGAGAGCAAGGACAAAAATTTATCGAAAATTTGAAACTTTTAATCCACGCTACAAACATTGGAGATGCAAGAACTATCGTTACTTATCCTGCTTTAACTACACACAGACAATTATCTTCGGAGCAAATGAAAGCTTGCGGTATCGATGAAAGCTTCATAAGAATTTCTGTAGGGTTAGAAGATATTGACGATATTATTGACGACGTTTCACAAGCTCTAATTGCTTCACAAATGTAA
- a CDS encoding adenine phosphoribosyltransferase — MTNQLVKEKIRDVLDFPVKGIVFKDITTAVRDPQALRDMIHFLTDKFADKKIDYVAGIESRGFIFGAAVAANLNAGFILVRKPGKLPAETISQEYSLEYGTDKIEIHKDAIEPGKNVLIIDDLLATGGTVAATCQLINKTGAKVVGAAFIIELEALKGREKLPKDLEIVSMVTY; from the coding sequence ATGACAAACCAGTTAGTCAAAGAAAAAATAAGAGACGTTTTAGACTTTCCAGTTAAAGGAATTGTGTTCAAAGATATAACAACAGCAGTTAGAGATCCTCAAGCACTTAGAGATATGATTCATTTTTTGACAGACAAATTTGCTGATAAAAAAATCGACTACGTTGCAGGTATTGAATCAAGAGGATTTATTTTCGGAGCAGCTGTTGCCGCAAACTTGAATGCCGGATTTATTTTAGTAAGAAAACCGGGCAAATTGCCTGCAGAAACAATAAGCCAAGAATATTCGCTTGAATACGGTACAGATAAAATTGAGATTCATAAAGACGCAATAGAACCCGGTAAAAACGTACTTATCATTGATGACTTACTAGCTACAGGAGGAACAGTAGCTGCTACCTGCCAATTGATTAATAAAACAGGTGCAAAAGTAGTAGGGGCTGCATTTATTATTGAACTTGAAGCTTTAAAAGGCAGAGAAAAACTACCTAAAGACCTTGAAATAGTTTCAATGGTCACATATTAG
- a CDS encoding Maf family protein, translating to MKKIILASTSPRRQDLLAGLGLVFECISPSFEENILKENFSYEDIEQTALGKARSVAIETKDSALIISADTVVIENNFVLGKPKDKTEAFKMLNQLSGKTHTVVTAIAVVDTDKKREILESTTSFVTFKNLSNELINYYVEEYSPLDKAGAYGIQELPDGFVEKIEGDFDNIMGLPTKTLIKMLTTINN from the coding sequence ATGAAAAAAATAATACTCGCATCGACCTCTCCAAGACGCCAAGACCTTTTAGCAGGTTTGGGTTTGGTTTTTGAATGTATTTCCCCCTCTTTTGAAGAAAACATTCTTAAAGAAAATTTCAGCTACGAAGACATTGAGCAAACTGCCCTCGGGAAAGCTCGCTCAGTTGCAATAGAAACAAAAGACTCCGCTCTGATAATCAGTGCGGATACAGTTGTAATTGAAAACAATTTTGTTTTAGGAAAACCAAAAGACAAAACAGAAGCATTTAAAATGCTTAATCAATTAAGCGGAAAAACACATACAGTAGTAACAGCAATAGCGGTGGTTGATACGGATAAAAAAAGAGAAATTCTTGAGTCAACTACAAGCTTTGTAACATTTAAAAATCTTTCAAATGAGCTTATAAATTATTATGTTGAAGAATATTCACCTCTTGATAAGGCAGGAGCTTACGGTATTCAGGAATTACCTGATGGCTTTGTTGAAAAAATCGAGGGCGATTTTGATAATATAATGGGGCTTCCGACAAAAACCTTAATAAAAATGCTTACAACTATAAATAATTAA
- the pyrF gene encoding orotidine-5'-phosphate decarboxylase, whose product MTLNKPTEAKDRIILALDVDTLEEVEKYTVMLKDYVGYFKVGLQLYTSCGYKAIELIKEHGGKVYFDGKFHDIPNTVAKASVNLLKRGIDFFNINASGGSKMISTTVKLCRETAKKLDLPVPTILGVTLLSSFGQRTLTEELNVNENIDEYVTHIAKIAKEAGISGVIASATEAKRIRQEIGEDFMIMCPAIRPTWSVVNDQIRVVSPSDAIEAGVDYMVIGRPITSADDPVAAAKLIINEIEEALAQKEANEKETI is encoded by the coding sequence ATGACATTAAATAAACCTACAGAAGCTAAAGACCGAATAATCTTAGCATTAGATGTTGACACACTTGAAGAAGTTGAAAAATACACAGTTATGCTGAAAGACTATGTAGGCTACTTTAAAGTCGGATTGCAGCTTTATACTTCTTGCGGCTACAAGGCGATTGAACTTATAAAAGAGCATGGTGGTAAAGTCTATTTCGATGGAAAATTCCATGATATTCCTAATACTGTCGCAAAAGCCAGCGTAAACCTCTTAAAAAGAGGCATAGATTTTTTCAATATAAATGCAAGCGGTGGCTCAAAAATGATTTCAACCACCGTTAAATTATGTCGAGAAACAGCCAAAAAGCTTGATTTGCCGGTTCCTACGATTTTAGGCGTGACATTGCTATCTAGTTTTGGACAAAGAACGCTTACTGAAGAATTAAATGTTAATGAAAATATAGATGAATATGTTACTCATATTGCAAAAATAGCCAAAGAAGCGGGCATAAGCGGGGTAATTGCATCTGCAACAGAAGCTAAAAGAATTCGTCAAGAAATAGGCGAAGATTTTATGATAATGTGCCCTGCGATAAGACCGACTTGGTCAGTTGTAAATGACCAAATCAGAGTTGTTTCACCCTCTGATGCAATTGAAGCGGGGGTCGATTATATGGTTATAGGAAGACCAATCACCTCAGCTGATGACCCTGTTGCTGCTGCAAAATTGATTATTAACGAAATAGAAGAAGCACTTGCTCAAAAAGAAGCAAATGAAAAAGAAACTATTTAG
- a CDS encoding EscU/YscU/HrcU family type III secretion system export apparatus switch protein: MGDEDKQFEASQQKLQKARKEGQVVKSKDFSMAIALVVMFMAIFKLAPFIWDQITKLFVLCYEQIPNKHLEQIGYTYFLFISLVPTLLIIGPILFLAAFIAIMGDMIQIGPLITMSPLSPKLDKLNPTKYFKNLASVKTLFELVKNIVKVALLGYIGWVVYSAHLETILGLAAIDNHFAIMIEFGKLLLDFITKAGIAFLIIAAADYGMTRWKFLQDQKMSFKEVKDEYKNSEGDPHVKAALRQKRQQMLQKGMMDSVPTADFVVTNPTHIACALKYDQEKMESPKLIAKGTELFAKKIIEIARENAIPVVENPPVARALFRMVELNSYIPPDLYKAVAEILLFVYNLRNPQKRFNIDNKQK; this comes from the coding sequence ATGGGTGATGAAGACAAGCAGTTTGAGGCAAGTCAGCAAAAACTGCAAAAAGCAAGAAAAGAAGGGCAAGTAGTAAAATCAAAAGATTTTTCTATGGCAATTGCCCTTGTCGTAATGTTCATGGCTATTTTTAAACTTGCACCGTTTATCTGGGACCAAATAACGAAACTTTTTGTTCTTTGTTACGAGCAAATCCCGAATAAGCATCTTGAGCAAATAGGTTATACTTATTTTTTGTTTATATCGCTGGTCCCTACGCTTTTGATAATCGGACCGATATTATTTTTAGCAGCATTTATAGCGATTATGGGCGATATGATTCAAATCGGACCTTTGATTACGATGAGCCCGTTATCCCCTAAGCTTGATAAGCTAAATCCCACAAAATATTTCAAAAATCTAGCCTCCGTAAAGACCTTGTTTGAATTAGTAAAAAACATTGTTAAAGTGGCACTATTAGGGTATATAGGCTGGGTTGTCTATAGTGCTCATTTAGAAACAATTTTGGGTTTGGCTGCAATCGATAACCATTTTGCGATAATGATAGAATTCGGCAAGTTGCTGTTGGATTTTATAACAAAAGCCGGAATTGCGTTTTTAATAATAGCTGCAGCCGACTATGGAATGACAAGATGGAAATTTCTCCAAGACCAAAAAATGTCCTTTAAAGAAGTAAAAGATGAGTATAAGAACTCAGAAGGCGACCCACATGTTAAAGCCGCCCTACGTCAAAAAAGACAACAAATGCTTCAAAAAGGTATGATGGACTCTGTTCCAACAGCAGATTTTGTCGTTACAAACCCGACCCATATTGCCTGTGCTTTAAAATACGACCAAGAAAAAATGGAATCACCAAAACTTATAGCAAAAGGTACGGAGCTTTTTGCAAAAAAAATTATCGAAATAGCCCGTGAAAACGCTATTCCGGTGGTAGAAAATCCACCAGTTGCAAGAGCACTGTTCCGTATGGTAGAATTAAATTCATACATACCACCTGACTTATATAAGGCAGTAGCAGAAATCCTGCTTTTTGTATACAATTTGCGTAATCCGCAAAAAAGGTTTAATATAGATAATAAACAGAAATAG